The following are encoded together in the Burkholderiales bacterium genome:
- a CDS encoding zinc-binding alcohol dehydrogenase produces the protein MTESVDARAFWTVEPGRGEIRAATLEAPGPDDVVVQTLRSGISRGTESLVFRGAVPQSQWAAMRCPFQAGEFPGPVKYGYASVGRVVSGPEALQGRRVFCLHPHQDRYVVPADTVTPLPDAVTDARGVLAANMETAVNALWDAAPRLGDRIAVVGGGVVGCIAAALAARIPGTRVELVDIDERRAAVASKLGCAFAPPERAAHDADLVIHASGSAEGLATALSLAGFEATVIEMSWYGDRAVPAPLGEAFHSRRLTLRSSQVGAVATAQRARWSHRRRMALALDLLTDPVFDVLLTGESRFEELPGALARLAGAPDGALCHVVTY, from the coding sequence GTGACTGAAAGCGTGGACGCCAGAGCGTTCTGGACCGTCGAGCCCGGGCGCGGAGAGATCCGCGCGGCGACGCTCGAAGCGCCCGGTCCCGACGACGTCGTAGTGCAGACGCTGCGCAGCGGCATCAGCCGCGGCACCGAAAGCCTCGTCTTCCGCGGCGCGGTCCCGCAAAGCCAGTGGGCCGCAATGCGCTGCCCCTTCCAGGCAGGCGAGTTTCCCGGTCCGGTGAAATACGGTTACGCGTCGGTGGGCCGCGTGGTGTCGGGCCCGGAAGCGTTGCAGGGCCGCCGCGTGTTCTGCCTGCATCCCCATCAGGATCGCTACGTGGTGCCGGCGGACACGGTCACGCCGCTGCCCGATGCGGTGACCGATGCGCGCGGCGTGCTCGCCGCGAACATGGAGACCGCGGTGAACGCGCTGTGGGACGCCGCACCGCGTCTGGGCGATCGCATCGCGGTCGTCGGCGGCGGTGTGGTCGGCTGCATCGCGGCAGCGCTGGCCGCGCGCATTCCCGGCACGCGCGTCGAGCTCGTCGACATCGACGAGCGGCGAGCGGCCGTCGCTTCGAAGTTGGGCTGTGCGTTCGCACCGCCGGAGCGCGCGGCGCACGACGCCGATCTCGTCATTCACGCCAGCGGCAGCGCCGAAGGCCTCGCCACTGCGCTGTCACTCGCCGGATTCGAAGCGACGGTCATCGAGATGAGCTGGTACGGCGATCGCGCGGTGCCCGCGCCGCTCGGCGAAGCGTTTCATTCGCGGCGGCTCACGCTGCGCTCGTCGCAGGTCGGCGCGGTCGCCACCGCGCAGCGCGCGCGCTGGAGTCACCGGCGACGCATGGCGCTCGCGCTCGACCTCCTCACCGATCCGGTATTCGACGTGCTCCTCACCGGCGAGAGCCGCTTCGAAGAGCTGCCGGGCGCGCTCGCGCGCCTCGCCGGCGCGCCGGACGGTGCGCTGTGCCACGTCGTCACCTATTAG
- a CDS encoding glycosyltransferase family 4 protein, protein MTPAFVSPGPLDQLTGGYLFGRRIVDGLRHMGRAVDVFELEGTFPDGDEAALTSAARTLAALPDGAVVVIDGLALPAFTECLARETQRLRVIGLIHHPLSLESGLSASDAQRYAKIEARLWPLLRGILCPSTATMHAVIAAGIAPARVALAPPGTDKPASIPARTRRGPLHLLAVGTITPRKGHRVLVEALARLRDLDWRLACIGSLERDPAEASAVRAAIATSGLQDRVALLGERPHADLAAAYRDADVFVLPSYHEGYGMAYAEALAHGLPIVATTAGSIPEVVPASAALLVPPGDALALSGAVRSVLADAGLRERLAAGAARAAAALPDWPAAVRRWAEECDRLAA, encoded by the coding sequence TTGACGCCGGCGTTCGTCAGCCCGGGTCCTCTCGATCAGCTCACCGGCGGCTATCTCTTCGGCCGCAGGATCGTCGACGGATTGCGCCACATGGGCCGCGCGGTCGACGTCTTCGAGCTCGAAGGAACGTTTCCGGACGGGGACGAAGCCGCGCTGACCTCGGCGGCGCGCACGCTCGCCGCGCTGCCCGACGGCGCGGTCGTCGTGATCGACGGTCTCGCGCTGCCTGCGTTCACCGAATGCCTCGCGCGCGAGACGCAGCGCCTGCGCGTGATCGGCCTGATCCATCACCCGTTGTCGCTCGAATCCGGCCTGAGCGCCTCCGATGCGCAACGCTATGCGAAGATCGAGGCGCGGTTGTGGCCGCTGCTGCGAGGAATCCTCTGCCCGAGCACGGCGACCATGCACGCGGTGATCGCGGCGGGCATTGCGCCGGCGCGCGTCGCCTTGGCGCCGCCGGGCACGGACAAACCCGCTTCGATCCCCGCAAGAACGCGAAGAGGTCCGCTGCATCTCCTCGCGGTCGGCACGATCACGCCGCGCAAAGGCCATCGGGTGCTCGTTGAAGCGCTCGCGCGCTTGCGCGACCTCGACTGGCGGCTCGCCTGCATCGGCAGCCTCGAGCGCGATCCCGCGGAGGCCTCGGCGGTGCGCGCTGCGATCGCGACATCAGGTCTGCAGGATCGCGTCGCGCTGCTCGGCGAGCGCCCGCACGCGGATCTCGCCGCGGCCTATCGCGACGCCGACGTCTTCGTGCTGCCCTCGTATCACGAAGGCTACGGCATGGCGTACGCCGAAGCGCTCGCGCACGGGCTGCCCATCGTCGCGACGACCGCCGGCTCGATTCCCGAAGTCGTACCTGCGAGCGCCGCGCTGCTCGTGCCCCCGGGCGATGCGCTCGCGTTGTCCGGCGCGGTGCGCAGCGTGCTCGCCGACGCGGGCTTGCGCGAACGGCTCGCGGCGGGCGCGGCGCGCGCCGCGGCCGCATTGCCGGATTGGCCTGCGGCGGTGCGCCGCTGGGCCGAGGAATGCGACCGGCTCGCCGCATGA
- a CDS encoding (Fe-S)-binding protein, with protein sequence MADTESRVSFLDAANARIEDILDTCTKCGRCVEACPMVEPAGLDKRQAPAIVGGILDLLAGGPGTPDAERWTQVCTNSGKCINACDYGVNPRFMVNMARVAAKAKLGADAVRRAGQAYYGKLHHSTRMISRLLLTPEELERLAPPLRDAGEYAGDPDIVLYTGCNIVKTPHILMLVMEVLDAIGVTYEVMGGVATCCGIQHFKEGDAKTAGRMGYNTIERLSRPGASRVIAWCPSCHIQIGEIALPAYKESYGERPFDIGPLAEFFAEHLDDLRPLFVHPVRKRVALQERSAVPGIMTAVKAVLRAIPELEVVELDVPVVSTQASHLNVLPKFKAELRAREFRAAAEAGVTTFASIFHGCHRELIQYQPHVSFELLNFMELIGESMGIHIPDLYKRLRFLGSIDAIVADTADLIARHGLDEAEVREALLYDMFGGRAKSSAGATPA encoded by the coding sequence ATGGCGGACACCGAAAGCAGGGTTTCTTTCCTCGACGCGGCGAACGCACGCATCGAAGACATCCTCGATACGTGCACGAAGTGCGGGCGCTGCGTCGAAGCGTGCCCGATGGTCGAACCCGCCGGGCTCGACAAACGCCAGGCGCCGGCGATCGTCGGCGGGATACTCGATCTGCTGGCCGGCGGGCCGGGAACGCCGGACGCGGAACGCTGGACCCAGGTCTGCACCAACAGCGGCAAGTGCATCAACGCCTGCGATTACGGCGTGAATCCGCGCTTCATGGTGAACATGGCGCGCGTCGCTGCGAAGGCCAAGCTCGGCGCAGACGCGGTGCGGCGCGCGGGACAGGCGTATTACGGCAAGCTCCATCACAGCACGCGGATGATCTCGCGCCTGTTGCTCACCCCCGAAGAGCTCGAGCGCCTCGCGCCGCCGCTGCGCGACGCCGGCGAATACGCGGGCGATCCCGACATCGTGCTCTACACCGGCTGCAACATCGTCAAGACGCCGCACATCCTGATGCTCGTGATGGAAGTGCTCGACGCGATCGGCGTCACCTACGAGGTGATGGGCGGTGTGGCGACGTGCTGCGGCATCCAGCACTTCAAGGAAGGCGACGCGAAGACCGCGGGGCGGATGGGCTACAACACGATCGAGCGCCTCTCCCGTCCCGGCGCTTCGCGCGTGATCGCGTGGTGCCCGAGCTGCCACATCCAGATCGGCGAGATCGCGCTGCCCGCTTACAAGGAGTCGTACGGCGAGCGGCCTTTCGACATCGGCCCGCTGGCCGAATTCTTCGCCGAGCACCTCGACGATCTGCGGCCGCTCTTCGTCCATCCCGTTCGCAAGCGCGTCGCGCTGCAGGAGCGCTCGGCGGTGCCCGGGATCATGACCGCGGTGAAGGCCGTGCTGCGGGCGATCCCGGAGCTCGAAGTGGTCGAGCTCGACGTGCCGGTCGTCAGCACGCAGGCTTCACATCTGAACGTGCTGCCGAAGTTCAAGGCGGAGTTGCGCGCGCGCGAGTTTCGCGCCGCGGCCGAGGCCGGGGTGACGACCTTCGCGTCGATCTTCCACGGCTGCCATCGCGAGCTCATCCAGTACCAGCCGCACGTCTCGTTCGAGCTGCTCAACTTCATGGAGCTCATCGGCGAGAGCATGGGCATCCACATCCCCGATCTCTACAAGCGCCTGCGCTTCCTCGGCAGCATCGACGCCATCGTCGCCGACACCGCGGATCTCATCGCGCGGCACGGGCTCGACGAAGCCGAGGTCCGCGAAGCGCTGCTCTACGACATGTTCGGCGGACGCGCGAAATCGTCCGCCGGCGCTACTCCGGCTTGA
- a CDS encoding RibD family protein, with translation MNDLSEHPFSDRPGADDAAWLALLAWRRDGAGASPAADTPLHRLYAPLCRAHQNGGGTFAIGHLAQSLDGRIATTNGVSQWLSGDEDLLHTHRMRALADAVIVGVNTVLHDDPQLTVRRCAGSNPVRVVIDPERRLDGAQRVFRDAAAPTLLLVAADRGRAGETFGCAEVVTVPRSEWGLDPRGIRRVLAERGLTWLFVEGGGLTVSRFISAGALDRLQLTVAPVLLGSGRPSLKLPELSDLTNSLRPRTRRFVLGDDIMVECDFSD, from the coding sequence ATGAACGATCTCAGCGAACACCCGTTCTCCGACCGACCCGGCGCGGACGACGCGGCATGGCTGGCGCTGCTCGCGTGGCGGCGCGACGGCGCGGGCGCATCGCCGGCCGCGGACACCCCGCTCCACCGCTTGTACGCGCCGCTGTGCCGCGCGCACCAGAATGGCGGCGGCACCTTCGCGATCGGCCACCTCGCGCAGAGCCTCGACGGGCGCATCGCCACGACCAATGGGGTGTCGCAATGGCTGAGCGGCGACGAAGACCTGCTGCACACCCATCGCATGCGCGCGCTCGCCGACGCGGTGATCGTCGGCGTCAACACCGTGCTGCACGACGATCCGCAGCTCACGGTGCGGCGCTGCGCCGGCTCGAACCCGGTGCGCGTCGTGATCGACCCCGAGCGCCGGCTCGACGGCGCTCAGCGCGTGTTTCGTGACGCCGCCGCACCCACGCTGCTCCTCGTCGCGGCCGATCGTGGACGCGCCGGTGAAACGTTCGGCTGCGCCGAGGTCGTGACCGTTCCACGCAGCGAGTGGGGCCTCGATCCGCGCGGGATCCGGCGCGTGCTCGCCGAGCGCGGCCTCACGTGGCTCTTTGTCGAAGGCGGCGGCCTCACGGTGTCGCGCTTCATCTCGGCGGGCGCGCTCGATCGGCTCCAGCTGACGGTCGCGCCGGTGCTGCTCGGCTCGGGCCGGCCGAGCCTGAAGTTGCCCGAGCTCTCCGATCTCACCAACAGCCTGCGGCCGCGCACGCGGCGGTTCGTGCTCGGCGACGACATCATGGTCGAGTGCGATTTCAGTGACTGA
- a CDS encoding universal stress protein — MSQSALCPRSDGARYLKRSRCMQAPVRTILAATDLSRAAFAALRRAALIARAHGAALEVVHVVPAPPRSAAWDELRAAFSGVETDLRRSVAENLDAIVAQIESETGVRARTTMLDGKAFEQVAAHSDATGADVIVVGAHGENLTTPLLGTTAHRVLRLARTPVLLVKRTPAVDHAATPGYGHIVVATDFSSDSARAATTAQRLFPESSITLLHVFEAPFEAKLAARVPQTTLDAYRQRAFDEAHRELESFAASVGLSDAPRLVRHGSPSIRIREYASDTSADLIAVGTADVPRLQQALLGSVSLDVVTQAECDVLLARTAAS; from the coding sequence GTGAGTCAATCGGCCCTCTGCCCGCGATCGGACGGAGCCCGCTACCTGAAACGGAGTCGATGCATGCAAGCGCCGGTACGCACCATACTCGCTGCAACCGATCTGTCCCGTGCCGCCTTTGCCGCGCTGCGTCGTGCGGCGTTGATCGCTCGCGCTCACGGCGCCGCGCTCGAGGTAGTCCACGTCGTTCCGGCACCGCCGCGCTCCGCCGCCTGGGACGAGTTGCGTGCGGCGTTCAGCGGCGTCGAAACCGATCTGCGCAGATCGGTGGCTGAAAATCTGGATGCGATCGTCGCGCAAATCGAGAGCGAAACCGGAGTTCGGGCGCGAACCACGATGCTCGACGGCAAGGCTTTCGAGCAGGTCGCGGCGCACAGCGACGCGACAGGCGCCGATGTGATCGTCGTCGGCGCGCATGGCGAAAACCTGACGACGCCGCTGCTCGGCACGACGGCCCACCGCGTCTTGCGCCTCGCACGCACACCGGTGCTGCTCGTGAAACGCACGCCGGCCGTGGACCATGCCGCAACGCCCGGCTACGGGCATATCGTCGTCGCGACCGACTTCTCCAGCGATTCCGCGCGAGCAGCGACGACCGCGCAGCGCCTCTTCCCGGAGTCGAGCATCACCCTGCTCCACGTGTTCGAAGCGCCGTTCGAGGCGAAGCTGGCGGCCCGGGTTCCGCAGACGACTCTCGACGCCTATCGGCAGCGTGCATTCGACGAAGCGCATCGGGAGCTCGAATCGTTCGCCGCTTCCGTCGGTTTGAGCGACGCGCCGCGCCTGGTTCGTCATGGGTCGCCCTCGATACGCATCCGTGAGTACGCTTCGGACACTTCCGCCGATCTCATAGCGGTCGGGACGGCCGACGTGCCGCGCTTGCAGCAGGCGCTGCTCGGGAGCGTGAGTCTCGACGTTGTAACTCAGGCCGAGTGCGATGTGCTGCTCGCGCGCACTGCCGCGTCCTGA
- a CDS encoding BON domain-containing protein: MRQDSGIRKSSAAADEAIREGLQARLHGSRYLDQIVVQVEHGEVTLLGDVPHRRMRQQLVEAALSYPGVRAVHDKLNVPLVAPWPDFPDAPQPS; this comes from the coding sequence ATGCGCCAGGACAGCGGTATCCGCAAAAGCTCCGCGGCAGCCGACGAGGCGATCCGCGAAGGCTTGCAGGCCCGGTTGCACGGCTCGCGGTATCTCGACCAGATCGTCGTGCAAGTCGAACACGGGGAGGTCACTCTGCTCGGCGATGTGCCTCATCGCCGGATGAGGCAGCAGCTCGTCGAGGCGGCTTTGTCGTATCCCGGCGTGCGAGCCGTCCACGATAAGCTCAATGTGCCGCTCGTCGCCCCGTGGCCCGACTTTCCGGACGCGCCCCAACCCTCATAG
- a CDS encoding PLP-dependent aminotransferase family protein — protein sequence MKQYEQLARHLTRLIESGVLRPSDRMPSVRKLTAAHGVSPGTVLQAYGLLEDRGLVEARPRSGYYVTARRNVALAPPDTYRTTGRSTPVDVSELVFHVLESTKDKNVVPLGSAFPSPLLFPFKQLVRAFAASGRGFDPWQTVKDLSPGNAELRRLIAKRYLEAGCAIDADQIVITSGAMEGLNICLHAVTRPGDVVAVEAPAFPAALQAIEGAGLRALEIPTDPSRGADLNALEAALKKHAIKACWFMTNFQNPLGSVMPDEDKRALVELLTRHDVPLIEDDVYAELYLSADRPKPAKAFDRAGLVMHCSSFSKNLAPGFRVGWVAPGRYAKQVAQRKLIGSLSASVPAQLAIAHYLKQGRYERQLRRLREALANQQHCMLHAVSRYFPTGCRGTRPTGGYFMWLELPAAVDALALHRQAMEAGISVSPGPMFSARRGFRNCLRLNYGHPWTDRMEGAIRKLGAIVGASRRG from the coding sequence GTGAAGCAGTACGAGCAGCTCGCCCGTCATCTGACGCGGTTGATCGAGTCCGGCGTGCTGAGGCCGAGCGACCGGATGCCCTCGGTCCGCAAGCTCACCGCGGCTCACGGGGTCAGCCCCGGAACGGTGCTGCAGGCGTACGGCCTGCTCGAAGACCGCGGTCTGGTCGAGGCGCGGCCCCGCTCCGGCTACTACGTCACGGCGCGGCGCAATGTGGCGCTGGCGCCGCCCGACACCTACCGGACGACCGGCAGGTCGACACCCGTCGACGTGAGCGAGCTCGTCTTTCACGTGCTCGAATCGACGAAGGACAAAAACGTGGTGCCGCTCGGCTCGGCGTTCCCGAGCCCGCTGCTGTTTCCTTTCAAGCAGCTCGTACGTGCGTTTGCCGCGAGCGGACGCGGCTTCGATCCGTGGCAGACGGTCAAGGATCTCTCGCCGGGCAATGCCGAGCTGCGCCGGCTGATCGCGAAGCGCTATCTGGAGGCCGGCTGTGCGATCGATGCCGACCAGATCGTCATCACCTCGGGTGCGATGGAAGGGCTGAACATCTGCCTGCACGCGGTGACGCGTCCCGGCGACGTCGTCGCGGTCGAGGCGCCGGCGTTTCCGGCCGCGCTCCAGGCGATCGAAGGCGCCGGGCTGCGTGCGCTCGAGATACCGACCGATCCTTCGCGCGGCGCCGACCTGAACGCGCTGGAGGCCGCGCTGAAGAAGCACGCGATCAAGGCATGCTGGTTCATGACCAACTTTCAGAATCCGCTGGGAAGCGTGATGCCCGACGAGGACAAGCGGGCGCTGGTCGAGCTCCTGACCCGGCACGACGTCCCGCTGATCGAGGACGACGTCTATGCGGAGCTGTATCTGAGCGCGGACCGGCCGAAGCCCGCGAAGGCGTTCGACCGCGCCGGTCTGGTGATGCACTGCTCGTCGTTCTCCAAGAATCTCGCGCCCGGTTTTCGCGTCGGCTGGGTGGCGCCCGGACGCTATGCGAAGCAGGTGGCGCAGCGCAAGCTGATCGGCTCGCTGTCGGCAAGCGTGCCGGCGCAGCTCGCGATCGCGCATTACCTGAAACAGGGCCGCTACGAGCGCCAGCTGCGCCGGTTGCGCGAAGCCCTGGCGAATCAGCAGCACTGCATGCTTCACGCCGTCAGCCGCTACTTCCCGACCGGCTGCCGAGGCACGCGGCCGACCGGCGGCTACTTCATGTGGCTGGAGCTGCCCGCCGCCGTCGATGCATTGGCGCTGCATCGACAGGCGATGGAAGCAGGCATCAGCGTCAGCCCGGGCCCGATGTTTTCCGCGCGACGCGGCTTTCGCAACTGCCTGCGCCTGAACTACGGTCATCCGTGGACCGATCGGATGGAAGGCGCGATCCGCAAGCTGGGCGCGATCGTGGGAGCGTCGCGGCGGGGGTGA
- the mdoH gene encoding glucans biosynthesis glucosyltransferase MdoH: MHIKTSQSAAHARARPGFTLRARRFAFAGLVLGSSLGLLALMAATLFPAGIDPVGAAMLALFAMTLPWTTIGFWNAVIGFALMAFARDPAGWVAPHLRRISGHEKIESSTALLVCVRNEDVKRLERNLEWMAEGLAATGQAQWFHLYLLSDSDRPEIVAEEERVADALAARFGHTFTVTYRRRDERTGFKAGNIRDFCERWGRLHHYAIVLDADSVMTPAAMLRLVRIMQVEPRIGILQTLVTALPSASGFARVFQFGMRLGMRSYTLGAASWQGDCGPYWGHNAILRLAPFTEHCDLPLLPGKPPLGGHVLSHDQIEAVLMRRAGFEVRVLPLEDGSWEENPPSLPEFVRRDLRWCQGNMQYFHLLTMPGLRPLSRVQVALAIAMYAGSPAWLGFMALGLVRDAPFRADLGMVLLATTLVMTFAPKLATLAHVLSRGALRRAYGGTLRTLASFLIETLFSVLLAPVAAVSVTLFLAGLPFGRTIGWNAQQRDAEGVSFALALRCFWPQTLLGLAFGVALWLVAPGALWLGAPVIAGLAGSIPFAMLSAHPRLGRALGAAGLCRVPEETRLPHGAERAGLFTPFAVRRAAAAAE; the protein is encoded by the coding sequence GTGCACATAAAAACATCGCAGTCCGCTGCGCACGCTCGCGCGCGCCCGGGCTTCACGCTGCGCGCGCGGCGCTTTGCGTTCGCGGGTCTCGTCCTCGGCTCTTCGCTCGGCCTCCTCGCGCTGATGGCGGCGACGCTGTTTCCCGCCGGCATCGACCCCGTCGGCGCGGCGATGCTGGCGCTCTTCGCGATGACGCTGCCGTGGACCACGATCGGCTTCTGGAATGCGGTCATCGGCTTCGCTCTGATGGCCTTCGCGCGCGATCCGGCGGGATGGGTCGCGCCGCATCTGCGCCGCATCAGCGGTCACGAGAAGATCGAAAGCTCGACGGCGCTGCTGGTCTGCGTGCGCAACGAGGACGTCAAGCGCCTCGAGCGCAACCTTGAATGGATGGCCGAAGGCCTGGCCGCGACGGGTCAGGCGCAGTGGTTTCATCTCTATCTGCTGTCCGACTCCGATCGGCCCGAGATCGTCGCGGAGGAAGAGCGCGTCGCCGACGCGCTGGCGGCGCGGTTCGGACACACGTTCACGGTGACGTACCGCCGCCGCGACGAGCGCACCGGATTCAAGGCGGGCAACATCCGCGACTTCTGCGAACGCTGGGGCCGGCTGCATCACTATGCGATCGTGCTCGACGCCGACAGCGTGATGACGCCCGCGGCGATGCTGCGCCTGGTGCGCATCATGCAGGTCGAGCCGCGGATCGGCATCCTGCAGACGCTCGTGACGGCGCTGCCGAGCGCGAGCGGCTTCGCGCGCGTCTTCCAGTTCGGCATGCGGCTCGGCATGCGCTCGTACACCCTCGGCGCGGCGAGCTGGCAGGGCGACTGCGGACCCTACTGGGGTCACAACGCGATCCTGCGCCTGGCCCCGTTCACCGAGCACTGCGATCTTCCGCTGCTGCCCGGCAAGCCGCCGCTCGGCGGCCACGTGCTCAGCCACGACCAGATCGAAGCGGTGCTCATGCGCCGCGCGGGTTTCGAGGTGCGCGTTCTGCCCCTTGAGGACGGAAGCTGGGAAGAGAACCCGCCGAGCCTGCCCGAATTCGTCCGGCGCGATCTTCGCTGGTGCCAGGGCAACATGCAGTACTTCCATCTGCTGACGATGCCGGGCCTGCGTCCGCTCAGCCGCGTGCAGGTCGCGCTGGCGATCGCGATGTATGCCGGCTCGCCGGCGTGGCTGGGCTTCATGGCGCTCGGTCTCGTGCGCGATGCGCCGTTCAGGGCCGATCTCGGGATGGTCCTGCTCGCGACGACGCTCGTCATGACCTTCGCGCCCAAGCTCGCCACCCTCGCGCACGTGCTCTCGCGCGGAGCGCTGCGCCGAGCCTACGGCGGCACGCTGCGCACCCTCGCCAGCTTCCTGATCGAGACGCTGTTCTCGGTGCTGCTCGCGCCGGTCGCGGCTGTCTCCGTCACGCTCTTCCTCGCCGGACTGCCGTTCGGCCGCACCATCGGCTGGAACGCGCAGCAGCGCGACGCCGAAGGCGTGTCGTTTGCGCTGGCCCTGCGCTGCTTCTGGCCGCAGACGCTGCTCGGCCTCGCGTTCGGCGTCGCGCTGTGGCTCGTCGCGCCCGGCGCGCTGTGGCTCGGTGCGCCGGTGATCGCGGGGCTCGCGGGATCGATCCCGTTCGCGATGCTGAGCGCGCATCCGCGCCTCGGCCGCGCGCTCGGCGCCGCAGGGCTGTGCCGCGTCCCCGAGGAAACCCGGCTGCCGCACGGCGCCGAACGCGCGGGTCTGTTCACGCCGTTCGCGGTGCGCCGCGCGGCCGCCGCGGCCGAATGA
- a CDS encoding cytochrome b: MFETSVRYAPPARWLHWLTAALVLVAIFFGLWIKYFEPHDEPFKLRLYNIHESIGFVIFFVVLIRLLYRWRHPAPPLPFDTPPAIRVAAHVSHAALYALLVIMPILGFMATNAWGFPLKVFDVLPIPAPYGKNEALAKTLSFLHLCGAIALISVIGAHLMGVIYHTFIRRDRLIHRML; this comes from the coding sequence ATGTTCGAAACGTCCGTCCGCTACGCCCCGCCCGCGCGCTGGCTGCACTGGCTGACCGCCGCGCTGGTGCTCGTGGCGATCTTCTTCGGCCTCTGGATCAAGTATTTCGAGCCGCACGACGAGCCGTTCAAGCTGCGCCTCTACAACATCCACGAAAGCATCGGCTTCGTGATCTTCTTCGTCGTGCTGATCCGCCTGCTCTACCGCTGGCGCCATCCGGCGCCGCCGCTGCCGTTCGACACGCCGCCGGCGATCCGCGTCGCCGCCCACGTCTCGCATGCAGCGCTCTATGCGCTGCTCGTGATCATGCCGATCCTCGGGTTCATGGCGACGAACGCGTGGGGGTTCCCGCTCAAGGTGTTCGACGTGCTGCCGATTCCCGCGCCCTACGGCAAGAACGAGGCGCTCGCGAAAACGCTCTCGTTCCTGCACCTGTGTGGTGCGATCGCCTTGATTTCTGTCATCGGCGCGCACTTGATGGGCGTTATCTACCACACGTTCATCCGCCGCGACCGTCTCATCCATCGCATGTTGTAA
- a CDS encoding tripartite tricarboxylate transporter substrate binding protein: protein MTDRRAFMTWVAIVAACMGASCTQAQEAYPTKPIRIINPYQAGGIVDILARLLGDKLQRSLGQPIVVEVRAGAGGNVGTAYVAKNARGDPYTLLLGASGPLAPNVTLFKNLGYDPLKDLTPVTLLAATPLVLTVSSTSSVHTFGDLVTLLKTQKEKASFGTAGVGTPQHLSVELMKQQLGLESTHVAYKGAAPAINALLGSEVTFSIDNLVLVLPHVKAGKLRALGVTSPKRTAELPEVPTMQELGLAKYEARGWYGLLAPAQVPDAIIRKLNTESVNAMRQPDILPKLASLGSESVAGSPEDFRNLIAAEISKWRSVILKGGISVD from the coding sequence ATGACCGACCGGCGAGCATTCATGACGTGGGTGGCGATAGTCGCGGCTTGCATGGGCGCCTCCTGCACCCAGGCGCAGGAAGCGTATCCCACCAAGCCCATTCGCATCATCAACCCCTATCAGGCCGGCGGCATCGTCGACATCCTCGCCCGTCTGCTCGGCGACAAGCTGCAGCGCTCGCTCGGGCAACCCATCGTCGTCGAGGTGCGCGCAGGCGCGGGCGGAAATGTTGGCACCGCCTATGTCGCGAAGAACGCGAGAGGGGATCCCTATACGCTCCTCCTGGGCGCCAGCGGCCCGCTGGCGCCGAACGTCACGCTGTTCAAGAACCTGGGCTACGACCCGCTCAAGGATCTCACCCCGGTCACGCTGTTGGCCGCGACGCCGCTCGTGCTCACCGTGAGCTCGACCAGCAGCGTGCACACCTTCGGCGATCTGGTCACGCTCCTGAAGACGCAGAAGGAAAAAGCCAGCTTCGGTACGGCGGGCGTAGGCACGCCCCAGCACCTGAGCGTGGAGCTGATGAAGCAGCAGCTCGGGCTGGAGAGCACTCACGTCGCCTACAAGGGCGCGGCGCCCGCCATCAATGCGTTACTGGGCAGCGAGGTGACGTTCTCGATCGACAACCTCGTCCTGGTCCTGCCTCACGTCAAGGCGGGCAAGCTGCGGGCATTGGGCGTCACGTCGCCGAAGCGAACGGCGGAGTTGCCGGAGGTGCCGACGATGCAGGAGCTGGGTCTTGCGAAATACGAGGCACGCGGTTGGTACGGATTGCTCGCTCCGGCGCAGGTACCGGACGCGATCATTCGCAAGCTCAACACCGAGTCGGTGAACGCAATGCGCCAACCCGACATCCTGCCGAAGCTCGCGTCTCTCGGCTCGGAGAGCGTGGCGGGCTCACCGGAAGACTTCCGGAACCTGATTGCGGCCGAGATCTCCAAATGGCGGTCGGTGATCCTCAAGGGCGGGATCAGCGTGGATTGA
- a CDS encoding 6-carboxytetrahydropterin synthase: MYTLAVSDHIMIAHSFSGEIFGPAQKLHGATYGVEVEFRRAELDAAGLVCDIGLASKALREVLAELNYKNLDELPELRGKNTTTEFMAGEIFRRLRARVAAGAVGPGTADTLESMRVVLRESPVAWASFEGRLR; the protein is encoded by the coding sequence GTGTACACCCTCGCCGTCTCCGATCACATCATGATCGCCCACAGCTTCAGCGGCGAGATTTTCGGCCCCGCGCAGAAGCTGCACGGCGCGACCTACGGCGTCGAAGTGGAATTCCGCCGCGCCGAGCTCGACGCCGCCGGGCTGGTCTGCGACATCGGCCTCGCCTCGAAAGCGCTGCGCGAAGTGCTCGCCGAGCTCAACTACAAGAACCTGGACGAGCTGCCCGAGCTGCGCGGCAAGAACACGACGACCGAGTTCATGGCGGGCGAGATCTTCCGGCGCCTGCGCGCGCGCGTCGCCGCGGGCGCGGTCGGTCCGGGCACGGCCGATACGCTCGAATCGATGCGCGTCGTGCTGCGCGAGTCGCCCGTCGCGTGGGCGAGCTTCGAAGGCCGATTGCGTTGA